A genome region from Baekduia alba includes the following:
- a CDS encoding SDR family oxidoreductase, with protein MKIAVTGATGGVGSRVARRLVAAGAHPRLVVRDLARVEAVRGFEAVAMGPRGYRDQTELAEALAGCSTLLLVSAREAADRVVEHAHAVRAAIDAGVTRIVYTSFLGADPDATFTFAQDHHATEQLVRESGAAWTFLRDSQYADFVPALVGEDGVIRGPAGEGRVAWVARDDVADVATAVLLAEDGSHDGETYTLTGPEAQTLAWAAERLSELTGRAITFRNQSVQGAYESRAHVDAPDYLKDGWVTSYVAVGTGEMDVVSDAVERIAGHPPIALPAWLAAHPEAWAHLKA; from the coding sequence GTGAAGATCGCGGTGACGGGCGCGACGGGCGGTGTCGGCTCGCGCGTCGCCCGGCGGCTGGTGGCCGCGGGCGCGCATCCGCGGCTGGTCGTGCGCGACCTCGCGCGGGTCGAGGCGGTCCGCGGTTTCGAGGCGGTGGCGATGGGGCCGCGCGGCTACCGCGACCAGACGGAGCTGGCCGAGGCGCTGGCGGGCTGCTCGACGTTGCTGCTCGTGTCGGCGCGCGAGGCCGCCGATCGCGTCGTCGAGCACGCGCACGCCGTGCGCGCGGCGATCGACGCGGGCGTGACGCGCATCGTCTACACGTCGTTCCTCGGCGCCGACCCCGACGCGACGTTCACCTTCGCCCAGGATCACCACGCGACCGAGCAGCTCGTCAGGGAGAGCGGCGCGGCCTGGACGTTCCTGCGCGACTCGCAGTACGCCGACTTCGTGCCGGCGCTGGTGGGCGAGGACGGCGTCATCCGCGGGCCCGCGGGCGAGGGGCGGGTCGCCTGGGTCGCGCGCGACGACGTCGCCGACGTGGCGACGGCCGTCCTGCTCGCCGAGGACGGATCGCACGACGGCGAGACCTACACCTTGACCGGCCCGGAGGCGCAGACGCTGGCCTGGGCGGCCGAGCGCCTGTCCGAGCTCACCGGCCGCGCGATCACGTTCCGCAACCAGAGCGTCCAGGGCGCCTACGAGTCGCGCGCCCACGTCGACGCGCCGGACTACCTCAAGGACGGCTGGGTGACGTCCTACGTGGCGGTCGGCACGGGGGAGATGGACGTGGTGAGCGACGCCGTGGAGCGCATCGCGGGCCATCCGCCGATCGCCCTCCCCGCGTGGCTGGCGGCGCACCCGGAGGCCTGGGCGCACCTGAAGGCCTAG
- a CDS encoding DUF1152 domain-containing protein — MSPQASEAVRRCAAASRILVVGIGGGGDVAGALAFGEAARALGTGFVVGGLTWERRPVDPLPGPRRLDEVVDLAGTLHAAVGLAGPDTAGPGGFRFCESDMAAFLGEPVVLLDPNPGPAAIAAGLDAAAAALACDLVVLLDVGGDVLAHGEESGLASPLADATVLSAAPAMATPTLAAVFGIGCDGELTPDEVLERLAEVDAAGGGRGDLPLPAAALDRVEASLEHVTTEASAMAVRCARGETGRAPIRDGRRTVPLTAAGGRLVCFDAGIAIHSAARLALAVGDAPSLEAAQRILAARGVRTELDYERDAAAAAAG; from the coding sequence GTGTCTCCGCAGGCCTCCGAGGCCGTGCGGCGGTGCGCCGCCGCTTCTCGGATCCTCGTCGTCGGCATCGGCGGCGGAGGCGACGTCGCGGGCGCCCTGGCGTTCGGCGAGGCCGCCCGTGCGCTCGGCACCGGCTTCGTGGTCGGCGGCCTGACGTGGGAGCGCCGCCCCGTCGACCCGCTGCCCGGCCCGCGCCGCCTCGACGAGGTCGTGGACCTGGCCGGGACGCTGCACGCGGCGGTCGGCCTCGCCGGCCCCGACACCGCCGGCCCCGGCGGCTTCCGCTTCTGCGAGAGCGACATGGCGGCCTTCCTGGGCGAGCCGGTCGTGCTGCTGGACCCCAACCCGGGGCCGGCGGCGATCGCCGCCGGGCTGGACGCCGCCGCGGCCGCGCTCGCGTGCGACCTGGTGGTCCTGCTCGACGTCGGCGGCGACGTGCTCGCCCACGGCGAGGAGTCTGGGCTGGCCTCGCCGCTGGCCGACGCGACCGTCCTCTCCGCCGCACCGGCGATGGCGACGCCGACGCTCGCCGCCGTCTTCGGCATCGGCTGCGACGGCGAGCTGACGCCCGACGAGGTGCTGGAGCGCCTCGCCGAGGTCGACGCTGCCGGCGGCGGCCGCGGCGACCTCCCGCTGCCGGCTGCCGCCCTGGACCGCGTCGAGGCCTCGCTGGAGCACGTCACCACCGAGGCCAGCGCCATGGCCGTCCGCTGCGCCCGCGGCGAGACCGGACGCGCCCCGATCCGCGACGGCCGCCGCACCGTGCCGCTCACCGCCGCCGGCGGCCGCCTGGTCTGCTTCGACGCGGGGATCGCGATCCACTCCGCCGCCCGCCTCGCCCTGGCCGTCGGCGACGCGCCCTCGCTCGAAGCCGCGCAGAGGATCCTTGCCGCCCGCGGCGTCCGCACCGAGCTCGACTACGAGCGCGACGCGGCCGCCGCCGCGGCGGGCTGA
- a CDS encoding helix-turn-helix transcriptional regulator, whose amino-acid sequence MPARVTSDAFIGRRVELAQLDAALTNATAGSAGLVFVAGESGIGKSRLTDHFSERAKAGGARVLWGDCIDLGDSELPYAPLVSALRSLVRQGHPVFDALGTQRSELARLLPELGTPGDLIVEPYAGSAQGRLFELLLVLFEKLSEESTVLLVIDDLHWADRSTRDFLAFLARNICRQRLLVVSTFRIDELHRRHPLRPFLAEIERTERASRVPVERFTPDEIEEQVAAILGSKPDDDLLDRVWARSEGNPLFAEEILAAEREGDGTLPESLRDALMLRVEALGDVTQEALRWVSAAQRIEHDVLEEASGLDPRELRDALREAVAHHVLASQFDGRIAFRHALLREAVYDDLLPGEHGELHLRLATVLEDRLSGTPSVGLDRAAEIAHHFDAAGDRPAALRTAVRAAYTAECVHAEGEAAVFYERALVLWDRVEAPEALAGYDHVELLARAASAHQFDYSRCIHLLKHALNELDQEAEPGRAALLLERLGKARWNSGKGQIALEAWDAALALLPAQPPSEERAQLLAAKASGLMLWGRYSDALAMADEALEVADAVGSRRVRTHALNTKGVCLRGGGETSRGFATIREAMAMARADANVDQLLRAYLNLSDALHLTGDTHAARKLLIEGRREVRELGRHAKWLAIQQAEIAYDLGFWDEADELVPLELGRGTQGTTRVFYELTRASLSLGRGDNADARERLVVARDLVARSYEPQWHAPITAMLAGLERRERNIGAARAAIRTGLERLTDTEALADGARLARIYSSAAGVEADAAQQARDLGRPEDEAAAIAAAADYADKTREAASRPFAAAMPEAAAMVLVADAEAMAATGTPDPELWARAADAWAAIDRPFRVARVRWREADAALMAGDRARAEAAGSDALALAQRLGAAWVVEELTSLARRGRLRFQKPPKVVPSVTATATAAAAAASHALPLDPAAELGLTRRERDVLALVAQGRTNRQIGEELFMAEKTASVHVSRILAKLDVRSRTEAAAVAHRLGIEGSDDDTPIAVA is encoded by the coding sequence ATGCCCGCCCGCGTGACCAGCGACGCCTTCATCGGGCGCCGCGTGGAGCTCGCTCAGCTCGACGCGGCGCTCACGAACGCCACGGCCGGATCGGCCGGCCTCGTCTTCGTCGCCGGCGAGTCCGGGATCGGCAAGAGCCGCCTCACCGATCACTTCAGCGAGCGCGCCAAGGCCGGCGGCGCGCGCGTCCTCTGGGGCGACTGCATCGACCTCGGCGACAGCGAGCTGCCCTATGCGCCGCTGGTCTCCGCCCTCCGCTCGCTCGTCCGCCAGGGCCATCCCGTCTTCGACGCGCTCGGCACGCAGCGCAGCGAGCTCGCCCGGCTACTGCCCGAGCTGGGCACGCCCGGCGACCTGATCGTCGAGCCGTACGCCGGCTCCGCCCAGGGCCGCCTGTTCGAGCTGCTGCTCGTCCTCTTCGAGAAGTTGTCGGAGGAGTCGACGGTCCTGCTGGTCATCGACGACCTGCACTGGGCCGACCGCTCCACGCGCGACTTCCTCGCCTTCCTGGCGCGCAACATCTGCCGCCAGCGGTTGTTGGTGGTGTCGACCTTCCGGATCGACGAGTTGCACCGGCGCCATCCGCTGCGCCCGTTCCTGGCCGAGATCGAGCGCACCGAGCGCGCCTCGCGCGTGCCCGTCGAGCGCTTCACGCCGGACGAGATCGAGGAGCAGGTCGCGGCGATCCTCGGGTCCAAGCCCGACGACGACCTGCTCGACCGCGTTTGGGCGCGGAGCGAGGGCAACCCGCTCTTCGCCGAGGAGATCCTGGCCGCCGAGCGCGAAGGCGACGGCACGCTGCCGGAGTCGCTGCGCGACGCGCTGATGCTGCGCGTCGAGGCGCTGGGCGACGTCACGCAGGAGGCGCTGCGCTGGGTCTCCGCCGCGCAGCGCATCGAGCACGACGTCCTCGAAGAGGCGAGCGGCCTGGATCCGCGCGAGCTGCGCGACGCGCTGCGCGAGGCGGTCGCCCACCACGTGCTCGCCTCGCAGTTCGACGGGCGCATCGCCTTCCGGCACGCGCTGTTGCGCGAGGCGGTCTACGACGACCTGCTGCCCGGCGAGCACGGCGAGCTGCACCTGCGCCTCGCGACCGTCCTCGAGGACCGGCTGAGCGGCACGCCGTCGGTGGGCCTGGACCGAGCCGCCGAGATCGCCCACCACTTCGACGCCGCCGGCGACCGGCCCGCGGCGCTGCGCACCGCGGTCCGCGCCGCGTACACCGCCGAGTGCGTCCACGCCGAGGGCGAGGCCGCGGTCTTCTACGAGCGTGCGCTGGTCCTGTGGGATCGCGTCGAGGCTCCCGAAGCGCTCGCCGGCTACGACCACGTCGAGCTCCTCGCGCGCGCGGCGAGCGCGCACCAATTCGACTACTCGCGCTGCATCCACCTGCTCAAGCACGCCCTGAACGAGCTCGATCAGGAGGCCGAGCCCGGCCGCGCCGCGCTCCTGCTCGAGCGCCTCGGCAAGGCGCGCTGGAACAGCGGCAAGGGCCAGATCGCGCTCGAGGCGTGGGACGCGGCGCTCGCGCTGCTGCCCGCCCAGCCGCCGAGCGAGGAGCGCGCCCAGCTGCTGGCCGCCAAGGCGTCCGGCCTGATGCTGTGGGGCCGCTACTCCGACGCGCTGGCGATGGCCGACGAGGCGCTCGAGGTCGCCGACGCGGTCGGCTCCCGCCGGGTCCGCACGCACGCCCTGAACACCAAGGGCGTGTGCCTGCGCGGCGGCGGCGAGACGTCGCGCGGCTTCGCGACGATCCGCGAGGCGATGGCGATGGCGCGCGCCGACGCCAACGTCGACCAGCTCCTGCGCGCGTACCTCAACCTCTCCGACGCGCTGCACCTCACGGGCGACACGCACGCCGCCCGCAAGCTCCTGATCGAGGGCCGCCGCGAGGTTCGCGAGCTGGGCCGCCACGCCAAGTGGCTGGCGATCCAGCAGGCCGAGATCGCCTACGACCTGGGCTTCTGGGACGAGGCCGACGAGCTCGTCCCGCTCGAGCTCGGGCGCGGGACGCAGGGCACGACCCGCGTCTTCTACGAGCTGACACGCGCGAGCCTGTCGCTCGGCCGCGGCGACAACGCCGACGCGCGCGAGCGCCTGGTGGTCGCGCGCGACCTCGTCGCGCGGTCCTACGAGCCGCAGTGGCACGCGCCGATCACGGCGATGCTCGCGGGCCTGGAGCGGCGCGAGCGCAACATCGGCGCGGCGCGCGCCGCGATCCGCACGGGCCTGGAGCGGCTGACCGACACCGAGGCGCTGGCCGACGGCGCGCGCCTGGCCCGGATCTACTCCTCGGCCGCCGGCGTCGAGGCCGACGCCGCCCAGCAGGCGCGCGACCTCGGCCGGCCCGAGGACGAGGCGGCCGCGATCGCCGCCGCCGCCGACTACGCGGACAAGACGCGCGAGGCCGCGTCGCGCCCGTTCGCGGCGGCGATGCCCGAGGCCGCCGCCATGGTCCTGGTCGCGGACGCCGAGGCGATGGCCGCGACCGGCACGCCCGACCCGGAGCTGTGGGCACGCGCTGCTGACGCGTGGGCCGCGATCGATCGGCCATTCCGGGTTGCGCGCGTGCGCTGGCGCGAGGCGGACGCCGCGCTGATGGCCGGCGACCGCGCGCGGGCCGAGGCCGCGGGCAGCGATGCGCTGGCGCTCGCGCAGCGCCTCGGCGCCGCCTGGGTCGTCGAGGAGCTGACGAGCCTGGCCCGCCGCGGCCGGCTGCGCTTCCAGAAGCCGCCGAAGGTGGTGCCGTCGGTCACCGCCACCGCCACCGCGGCCGCGGCCGCCGCGAGCCACGCCCTGCCCCTCGACCCGGCGGCCGAGCTCGGCCTGACCCGCCGCGAGCGCGACGTCCTCGCGCTCGTCGCCCAGGGCCGCACCAACCGCCAGATCGGCGAGGAGCTGTTCATGGCCGAGAAGACCGCCTCTGTGCACGTCTCGCGCATCCTCGCGAAGCTCGACGTGCGCAGCCGCACCGAGGCAGCCGCGGTCGCTCACCGCCTCGGCATCGAGGGCAGCGACGACGACACGCCGATTGCCGTGGCCTAG
- a CDS encoding MarR family winged helix-turn-helix transcriptional regulator, with translation MADDDLLLPPRLLALPSYVLSLLGRAARAGSVAATAQGDLRLGQVATLAALEDFGPSSQRDLGTRLRQDPSDLVGVLDDLEGRGLVRRDRDPDDRRRHRVTITAKGRRALAGAERRVVAAEQELLAPLSAAERAELHRLAAKALAHADPRAR, from the coding sequence ATGGCCGACGACGATCTGCTCCTGCCTCCGCGGCTGCTCGCGCTGCCCAGCTACGTGCTGTCGCTCCTGGGTCGCGCGGCCCGCGCCGGCTCGGTCGCCGCGACGGCCCAGGGCGACCTGCGCCTCGGCCAGGTCGCCACGCTGGCCGCGCTCGAGGACTTCGGCCCGTCGTCGCAGCGCGACCTCGGCACGCGGCTGCGTCAGGACCCGAGCGACCTGGTGGGGGTGCTCGACGACCTGGAGGGTCGCGGCCTCGTCCGCCGCGACCGCGATCCGGACGACCGCCGCCGCCACCGCGTGACGATCACCGCCAAGGGCCGGCGCGCGCTGGCCGGCGCGGAGCGCCGCGTCGTCGCCGCCGAGCAGGAGCTGCTGGCCCCGTTGTCGGCGGCCGAGCGCGCGGAGCTGCACCGCCTCGCCGCCAAGGCGCTCGCGCACGCCGATCCGCGAGCGCGATGA
- a CDS encoding DUF1802 family protein → MNTPRAGPPVSGAAGFLSSPTSETPSMPIAIKEWAVTVRALAEGEQLVTLRKGGVGEPSRNFSLEHDRFFLYPTFDHQRYDLVRDSHQPELRRALEEGVWPDGEPPLHALTRDGGIGQPDRVRIRAWAEVTASWTITDPRSVGELSPYYVWTTDYAEKRLAWKRRHPLHVVLLRTYRIPRPVTVRVKDEFGGCRSWLEITRDLPFEGTPVLSDDEFDRAREQISEICDARVPALV, encoded by the coding sequence GTGAACACGCCACGCGCCGGGCCGCCTGTGTCCGGCGCGGCGGGATTTCTGTCGTCACCTACCTCTGAAACCCCCTCTATGCCTATTGCGATCAAGGAATGGGCGGTCACTGTCCGCGCGCTCGCCGAAGGCGAGCAGCTCGTCACCCTCCGCAAGGGCGGCGTCGGCGAGCCGAGCCGGAACTTCAGCCTCGAGCACGACCGCTTCTTCCTGTACCCGACGTTCGACCACCAGCGCTACGACCTGGTGCGTGACTCGCACCAGCCGGAGCTTCGCCGCGCCCTCGAAGAGGGCGTCTGGCCGGATGGTGAGCCGCCGCTCCATGCGCTGACGCGCGATGGCGGCATCGGCCAGCCCGACCGCGTGCGGATCCGCGCGTGGGCGGAGGTCACCGCCAGCTGGACCATCACCGACCCCCGGTCGGTGGGAGAGCTGTCCCCCTACTACGTGTGGACGACCGACTACGCCGAGAAGCGCCTGGCGTGGAAGCGTCGCCACCCGCTGCATGTCGTCCTGCTGCGCACCTACCGCATCCCGCGGCCGGTGACGGTTCGTGTCAAGGACGAGTTCGGTGGCTGTCGCTCGTGGCTCGAGATCACGCGCGACCTGCCCTTCGAGGGCACCCCGGTGCTGTCGGACGACGAGTTCGACCGTGCCCGTGAGCAGATCTCCGAGATCTGCGACGCGCGTGTCCCCGCGCTGGTCTAG
- a CDS encoding Gfo/Idh/MocA family protein, with protein MASSGQNGPLRVALAGYGLAGSTFHAPLIAATDGLALRAVVTRSADRRARLRDDHPEAVAVDALADALDDVDLVVVASPNRFHVPLACEAIAAGKHVVVDKPLAVRADEARALGAAADARGVVLSVFHNRRWDDDQLTLGRELAAGRLGRVLRVESRFDRWRPAIREGVWREAGDPADGGGLLLDLGSHLADQAVQLLGPVTTVYAELDVRRPGAVVEDDVFVALEHVGGVRSHLWAGVHAADGPPRFRVLGERGAFVSWGLDQQEAQLRAGVRPTDPGFGVRDVAAVGGAWFHDGSGSAAPVALERGRWDGFYAGVAAAIRDGAPPPVTAAQATGVLELLEAARESSRRGVVVAVA; from the coding sequence ATGGCATCTTCCGGGCAGAACGGGCCGCTGCGCGTCGCGCTGGCCGGGTACGGACTCGCGGGCTCGACGTTCCACGCGCCGCTGATCGCGGCGACCGACGGGCTCGCGCTGCGGGCCGTCGTGACGCGCTCCGCGGACCGCCGCGCGCGACTGCGCGACGACCATCCGGAGGCGGTCGCGGTCGACGCGCTGGCCGACGCGCTCGATGACGTCGACCTCGTGGTCGTCGCCTCGCCCAACCGCTTCCACGTGCCGCTCGCGTGCGAGGCGATCGCCGCCGGCAAGCACGTCGTCGTCGACAAGCCGCTGGCGGTCCGAGCCGACGAGGCGCGCGCGCTGGGAGCGGCCGCGGACGCGCGCGGCGTCGTGCTGAGCGTCTTCCACAACCGGCGCTGGGACGACGACCAGCTCACGCTCGGACGCGAGCTCGCGGCGGGCCGGCTGGGGCGCGTGCTGCGCGTCGAGTCGCGCTTCGACCGCTGGCGCCCGGCGATCCGCGAGGGCGTCTGGCGCGAGGCGGGCGACCCGGCCGACGGCGGCGGGTTGTTGTTGGACTTGGGGTCGCACCTGGCGGATCAGGCGGTCCAGCTGCTCGGGCCGGTGACGACGGTGTACGCCGAGCTCGACGTGCGGCGCCCGGGCGCGGTGGTCGAGGACGACGTCTTCGTCGCGCTGGAGCATGTTGGTGGTGTTCGCTCGCACCTGTGGGCGGGCGTGCACGCGGCCGATGGGCCGCCGCGGTTCCGCGTCCTGGGCGAGCGCGGCGCGTTCGTGTCCTGGGGCCTGGACCAGCAGGAGGCGCAACTGCGGGCCGGTGTGCGGCCGACGGATCCGGGCTTCGGCGTGCGCGACGTCGCGGCGGTCGGCGGCGCGTGGTTCCACGACGGGTCGGGAAGCGCCGCGCCGGTGGCGCTGGAGCGCGGGCGCTGGGACGGGTTCTACGCGGGCGTGGCCGCGGCGATCCGCGACGGCGCGCCGCCGCCGGTGACGGCCGCTCAGGCGACCGGGGTGCTGGAGCTGCTGGAGGCCGCGCGCGAGAGCTCGCGCCGTGGCGTGGTGGTCGCGGTCGCGTGA
- a CDS encoding MFS transporter — protein MSGESRATRAALYAGGFIGPFGGGMVTVLIPELRDAFDVSSSTASLALTSYLVPFAVLQLVSGTLGERFGRRRATRVAFVVYALASLWAAAAGGFGVFLVARAVQGAANAFTTPLVLAALADATEDRDLGRAMGTFAAVQTAGVVGAPLVGGLAGALDYRLAFVVAALAALVLAWKSAPPGEARAATPGGAAAVRPRLRDALTSRTRWTAGAAFLAFFAITGLGVVVALRAGDAFGLGPTARGLLLAAFGAAGVVAGRPAGDLTDRRGAVAVAVCGALACVVLLPLLGLTGGALGLGLVWLATGVASALLWAGLNVLTVGAAPANRGGAVSVIGAFKFAGNALAPVCWLALYDAGSELAFAGAGAVCLALAAVVVRAGGASVSRA, from the coding sequence GTGAGCGGCGAGAGCCGCGCCACGCGCGCGGCGCTGTACGCCGGCGGCTTCATCGGGCCGTTCGGCGGCGGCATGGTCACGGTGCTGATCCCGGAGCTGCGCGACGCGTTCGACGTGTCCTCGTCGACGGCGTCGCTGGCGCTGACGTCCTACCTCGTGCCGTTCGCGGTGCTGCAGCTGGTGTCCGGGACGCTGGGTGAGCGGTTCGGGCGCCGGCGCGCGACCCGGGTCGCGTTCGTCGTGTACGCCCTGGCCTCGCTGTGGGCGGCGGCGGCGGGCGGGTTCGGGGTGTTCCTCGTGGCGCGTGCGGTCCAGGGCGCGGCGAACGCGTTCACGACGCCGCTGGTCCTGGCCGCGCTGGCCGACGCGACCGAGGACCGCGACCTCGGCCGTGCGATGGGCACGTTCGCCGCGGTGCAGACGGCGGGCGTGGTCGGGGCGCCGCTCGTCGGCGGGCTGGCGGGGGCGCTGGACTACCGGCTGGCGTTCGTCGTCGCAGCGCTCGCGGCGCTGGTGCTGGCGTGGAAGTCGGCGCCGCCGGGCGAGGCGCGCGCCGCGACGCCGGGCGGCGCCGCCGCGGTCCGGCCGCGGCTGCGCGACGCGCTCACGTCGCGCACGCGCTGGACCGCGGGCGCGGCCTTCCTGGCGTTCTTCGCGATCACCGGCCTCGGCGTGGTGGTCGCGCTGCGCGCCGGCGACGCCTTCGGCCTGGGGCCAACCGCGCGCGGGCTGCTGCTGGCGGCGTTCGGCGCGGCGGGCGTCGTCGCGGGGCGGCCCGCCGGCGACCTGACCGACCGGCGTGGCGCGGTCGCCGTCGCCGTCTGCGGAGCGCTGGCGTGCGTGGTCCTGCTGCCGCTGCTGGGCCTCACGGGCGGCGCGCTGGGGCTCGGGCTGGTCTGGCTGGCGACCGGCGTCGCCTCGGCGCTGCTGTGGGCGGGCCTGAACGTCCTGACGGTCGGCGCGGCGCCGGCGAACCGCGGCGGCGCCGTCTCGGTGATCGGCGCCTTCAAGTTCGCCGGCAACGCGCTCGCGCCGGTGTGCTGGCTGGCGCTCTACGACGCGGGAAGCGAGCTGGCGTTCGCGGGCGCCGGCGCGGTCTGCCTCGCGCTGGCGGCGGTCGTCGTGCGCGCGGGCGGCGCGTCCGTCTCGCGCGCGTAG
- a CDS encoding VOC family protein: MANPVVHFEFIGKDGDKTRQFFGDLLGWSINADNPMKYGLVDPGEGSQDRGIAGGVAGAMEGSPPRTVVYIEVPDIDATLAKAEELGGQKLFGPETIMEGVTLAQFADPDGVVVGLLQAPAAS, encoded by the coding sequence ATGGCCAACCCCGTCGTGCACTTCGAGTTCATCGGCAAGGACGGTGACAAGACCCGGCAGTTCTTCGGCGACCTGCTCGGCTGGAGCATCAACGCCGACAACCCGATGAAGTACGGCCTCGTCGACCCGGGCGAGGGCTCGCAGGACCGCGGCATCGCCGGCGGCGTCGCCGGGGCGATGGAGGGCTCCCCGCCCCGCACGGTCGTCTACATCGAGGTCCCGGACATCGACGCGACGCTCGCCAAGGCCGAGGAGCTCGGGGGCCAGAAGCTCTTCGGGCCGGAGACGATCATGGAGGGCGTGACGCTCGCCCAGTTCGCGGACCCCGACGGCGTGGTCGTCGGGCTGTTGCAGGCGCCGGCGGCGTCCTAG
- a CDS encoding Sec-independent protein translocase subunit TatA/TatB: MPSVGFPELIVILVIALIVLGPKKLPEAGRAMGKGMREFKDSLNGMHDEQDEKPAIKSE; this comes from the coding sequence ATGCCCAGCGTCGGATTTCCCGAGCTCATCGTCATCCTCGTCATCGCCTTGATCGTCCTCGGCCCCAAGAAGCTGCCCGAAGCGGGCCGCGCCATGGGCAAGGGCATGCGTGAGTTCAAGGACTCGCTCAACGGCATGCACGACGAGCAGGACGAGAAGCCCGCCATCAAGAGCGAATAG
- a CDS encoding M67 family metallopeptidase, with translation MQIAPDLLQQIVDHAQRDAPDECCGFVWLRDGVAEAIVPVENIAHSPFRFEVGPADLLTLAEVGDEDGRSAIIYHSHTRSAPRPSQTDVNFAANWPGVEWLIVGVAGDAPEVRNWRIDPDGTVAEVEVRVDAEWPRA, from the coding sequence ATGCAGATCGCCCCGGACCTCCTGCAGCAGATCGTCGATCACGCGCAGCGTGATGCGCCCGACGAGTGCTGCGGCTTCGTCTGGTTGCGCGACGGCGTAGCCGAGGCGATCGTGCCGGTGGAGAACATCGCGCACAGCCCGTTCCGCTTCGAGGTCGGGCCCGCGGACCTGCTGACGCTCGCCGAGGTCGGCGACGAGGACGGTCGCTCGGCGATCATCTACCACTCGCACACGCGCTCGGCGCCGCGCCCGTCGCAGACCGACGTGAACTTCGCCGCCAACTGGCCCGGCGTGGAGTGGCTCATCGTCGGCGTCGCGGGCGACGCGCCGGAGGTGCGCAACTGGCGCATCGACCCGGACGGCACGGTGGCCGAGGTCGAGGTCCGGGTCGACGCCGAATGGCCGCGAGCCTAG
- a CDS encoding NAD(P)-dependent oxidoreductase, producing MTTIGFLGLGIMGSRMAANLQRNDLAVSAWTHSVGKAEAWAAQHEGATAAATPAEAAANADIVISMVVDGAQVRSILLDGDDAAASGARPGTLFVDMSTIAPADARAIGAELAARGHRFVDAPVTGSSPRAEDGTLTIMAGGEDDDIARAQPAFAAMGETIVHVGALGHAQTIKLINNAVSAANAATLAQALVMGAGTGVDLEALTKILAAGSGNSTMVGLKAAPMRQHAYATLFKTDHMLKDVRLCLEEAQAAGVPFPAASAARDALVGAVGRGYGDADFAAIVECFEGLAGLRIGDV from the coding sequence ATGACCACCATCGGCTTCCTCGGACTCGGCATCATGGGCTCGCGCATGGCCGCGAACCTCCAGCGCAACGACCTCGCGGTCTCCGCGTGGACGCACAGCGTCGGCAAGGCCGAGGCGTGGGCGGCGCAGCACGAAGGAGCCACTGCGGCCGCGACGCCCGCGGAGGCGGCGGCCAACGCCGACATCGTCATCTCGATGGTCGTCGACGGCGCCCAGGTCCGGTCGATCCTGCTCGACGGCGACGACGCCGCCGCGTCCGGCGCGCGCCCCGGGACGCTGTTCGTCGACATGTCGACGATCGCCCCCGCCGACGCCCGCGCGATCGGCGCAGAGCTCGCCGCCCGCGGCCACCGCTTCGTCGACGCGCCGGTCACCGGCTCGTCGCCCCGTGCCGAGGACGGCACGCTGACGATCATGGCCGGCGGCGAGGACGACGACATCGCCCGCGCGCAGCCCGCGTTCGCGGCGATGGGCGAGACGATCGTGCACGTCGGCGCGCTCGGCCACGCGCAGACCATCAAGCTCATCAACAACGCGGTCTCCGCCGCCAACGCCGCGACGCTCGCCCAGGCGCTGGTCATGGGCGCCGGCACCGGCGTGGATCTCGAGGCGCTGACCAAGATCCTGGCCGCCGGGTCGGGCAACTCGACGATGGTCGGACTCAAAGCGGCACCGATGCGTCAGCACGCTTACGCGACGTTGTTCAAGACCGATCACATGCTCAAGGACGTGCGCCTCTGCCTGGAGGAGGCGCAAGCCGCCGGCGTGCCCTTTCCCGCTGCAAGCGCCGCGCGCGACGCGCTGGTCGGGGCGGTCGGCCGGGGGTACGGCGACGCCGACTTCGCGGCCATCGTGGAGTGCTTCGAGGGCCTGGCCGGTCTGCGCATCGGGGACGTTTGA